In the genome of Hymenobacter cellulosivorans, one region contains:
- a CDS encoding GreA/GreB family elongation factor — MSRAFTKEDDVQAPTIIPPRAALPPNTPNYVTPQGLELLRQELTTLEAERAQAEANRDNDADRTRLLSVYNGRISDLTSRIASAKVVDPKTQPPKEVRFGATVTLRTQSGGKVGFERKFTIVGVDEASVAAGKVAFVAPIARAVIGVKLGKTVTLKLGPKEEVVEVAAISYEG; from the coding sequence ATGAGCCGCGCATTTACCAAAGAGGACGACGTTCAGGCGCCGACCATCATTCCGCCCCGGGCCGCCTTGCCGCCCAATACGCCCAACTACGTCACGCCCCAGGGCCTGGAACTACTGCGGCAGGAACTCACCACATTGGAAGCCGAGCGGGCCCAGGCCGAAGCCAACCGCGACAACGACGCTGACCGCACCCGCCTGCTATCCGTCTACAACGGCCGCATCAGCGACCTGACCAGCCGCATTGCCAGCGCCAAGGTAGTTGACCCCAAAACCCAGCCGCCCAAGGAAGTGCGCTTCGGTGCCACCGTTACGCTGCGCACCCAGAGCGGTGGTAAAGTGGGATTTGAGCGCAAATTTACCATCGTCGGCGTAGACGAAGCCTCGGTAGCGGCTGGTAAAGTTGCCTTCGTCGCGCCCATTGCCCGCGCCGTTATCGGGGTCAAGCTGGGCAAAACCGTAACCCTGAAGCTAGGGCCGAAAGAGGAAGTGGTGGAAGTAGCGGCTATTTCCTACGAAGGATAA